The following are encoded in a window of Patescibacteria group bacterium genomic DNA:
- a CDS encoding PilT/PilU family type 4a pilus ATPase, which yields MTINDIFSESIKLGASDIHLAAYRRPIVRVDGMLIEIGSMPILSPKEIETLIEAMLNEGQHGRLMQCKDFDLLYEFDTSHRFRVTFFCERGSASLAARIIQPTIPTLQEIGMPMEGFGTVGLREGLVLVTGPTGSGKSTTLASLLQQINLSRTENIVTLEDPIEYIFPLGHSLIRQRQLGVDMPSFRDGLRYVLRQDPDIIMVGEMRDPETIAATITLAETGHLVFSTLHTLNAAQTIHRIIDMFGGDQQNQIRLQLALTLKCIISQRLLPRIGGGRIPAREVLMNTPAVANLIRENKIEHIASVVQTGTSAGMVTMDTSLALLYRHGHIRKEDAQMFMQQASLLDRP from the coding sequence ATGACGATCAATGATATTTTTTCAGAAAGCATCAAGCTGGGCGCATCCGACATACATCTTGCGGCATACCGCCGCCCCATTGTTCGTGTTGACGGCATGCTTATTGAAATTGGGAGTATGCCTATTCTTTCTCCAAAAGAAATCGAAACACTCATAGAGGCAATGCTCAATGAAGGGCAGCATGGGCGCCTCATGCAATGCAAAGATTTCGACTTGCTGTATGAGTTTGATACGTCTCATCGATTTCGGGTGACATTTTTCTGCGAGAGGGGGAGCGCGTCGCTTGCGGCACGGATTATTCAACCGACAATCCCGACACTGCAAGAAATAGGTATGCCCATGGAGGGATTTGGCACTGTCGGCTTGCGAGAGGGGTTGGTGCTGGTGACGGGTCCAACGGGGTCGGGAAAATCAACAACGCTTGCATCTCTATTGCAGCAGATAAACCTATCGCGGACGGAGAATATTGTAACACTTGAGGATCCAATTGAATATATCTTTCCACTCGGCCATTCGCTTATCCGCCAGAGACAGCTTGGAGTGGATATGCCGTCATTTCGTGATGGATTGCGTTATGTACTTCGCCAGGATCCGGACATCATCATGGTTGGCGAAATGCGCGATCCCGAAACGATCGCGGCAACAATTACACTCGCAGAGACGGGGCATTTGGTTTTCTCTACACTACATACATTGAATGCCGCGCAGACCATTCATCGGATTATCGATATGTTTGGTGGAGATCAGCAGAACCAGATCCGCCTCCAGCTTGCCCTCACGCTGAAATGCATTATTTCCCAAAGGCTGCTGCCCAGAATTGGGGGTGGGCGCATTCCGGCGCGCGAAGTGCTCATGAACACACCAGCAGTTGCAAATCTAATCCGCGAAAATAAAATTGAACACATTGCATCTGTTGTGCAGACCGGTACGAGCGCAGGAATGGTAACTATGGACACCTCCCTGGCATTATTGTATCGTCACGGGCATATACGAAAAGAAGATGCGCAGATGTTCATGCAGCAGGCATCGCTTCTCGATCGGCCGTAG
- a CDS encoding AAA family ATPase: MKIRIEINTGFKQALSAIESGQSVFITGRAGTGKSTLLEYFRGITKKKIAVLAPTGVAALNVRGVTIHSFFGFKPDITVEKAKKKAKRIAKEGGENKTLYQTVECFVIDEVSMVRADLLDCVDVFLRIVRAKSSAPFGGAQMVFIGDLYQLPPVVGSNERAIFRERYKSPYFFSAHACENFPMEYVELEKIYRQSDDAFIGLLNSIRNRTVCDEDLSFLASRVNPSFEPPRNQLWIALTPTNDAATKINAVRLRELSGKTQTYHAHTSGSFEQQQAPTERDLSLKVGAQVMLVNNDSAGRWVNGTIARVTALEPSFKGDADAIRVKLPDGSVEDILPYTWDLFSYEYNSNTQSLDTRTIGSFTQYPLRLAWAVTIHKSQGKTFDRVIIDMDRGAFAHGQTYVALSRCRTLAGIVLKKPIEKKHIILDWRVMDFVTHYQYKKSEEALSLDKKIKMIEGAIAMRRPLSITYLKKQDVKSRRTVTPRMVGEMEYEDTSFLGMEAYCHSRRDTRVFRVDRILEIAFAQEVWTK; the protein is encoded by the coding sequence ATGAAGATACGAATTGAAATAAATACAGGATTCAAACAAGCGCTATCAGCCATCGAGAGCGGGCAGAGCGTATTTATAACCGGCCGCGCCGGCACTGGGAAATCAACCTTGCTTGAATATTTTCGAGGCATCACGAAAAAAAAGATTGCAGTCCTTGCGCCGACAGGGGTTGCTGCGTTGAATGTGCGCGGTGTTACGATCCACTCGTTTTTTGGGTTCAAGCCCGATATCACCGTCGAAAAGGCGAAGAAAAAAGCAAAACGAATAGCAAAAGAAGGAGGAGAAAACAAAACACTTTATCAGACGGTCGAATGCTTCGTCATCGATGAGGTATCGATGGTGCGTGCAGATCTCTTGGATTGCGTTGATGTGTTTTTGCGCATTGTTCGCGCCAAGTCGTCTGCGCCGTTCGGCGGAGCGCAGATGGTTTTTATCGGCGATCTCTATCAGCTCCCGCCGGTTGTCGGCTCGAACGAACGAGCAATCTTTCGAGAACGCTACAAAAGCCCTTATTTTTTTTCGGCGCATGCATGCGAAAATTTTCCCATGGAGTATGTCGAGCTGGAGAAAATCTATCGGCAAAGCGATGATGCGTTTATCGGACTTCTCAACAGTATCAGGAATCGCACGGTTTGCGATGAGGATCTTTCCTTCTTGGCGTCTCGCGTGAACCCGTCGTTTGAACCGCCGCGCAATCAGCTATGGATCGCGCTGACGCCGACAAACGACGCGGCGACGAAGATCAATGCCGTGCGCCTCCGTGAACTTTCAGGCAAAACTCAAACATATCACGCGCATACGAGCGGATCATTTGAACAGCAACAGGCGCCAACCGAACGAGATTTATCGCTGAAAGTCGGTGCACAGGTTATGCTCGTGAATAACGACAGCGCCGGCCGATGGGTCAATGGAACAATTGCGCGTGTCACTGCGCTTGAACCATCATTCAAAGGCGATGCCGATGCAATTCGCGTGAAACTGCCCGATGGATCAGTTGAAGATATTCTTCCGTATACTTGGGATTTGTTTTCGTATGAATACAATTCGAATACGCAGAGCCTTGATACGCGCACGATCGGTTCGTTTACGCAATATCCGCTCCGTCTCGCATGGGCGGTCACAATCCACAAAAGCCAGGGGAAAACATTCGATCGAGTGATCATCGACATGGACAGGGGAGCGTTCGCTCACGGGCAGACCTATGTTGCGCTTTCTCGCTGCCGCACGCTTGCGGGCATCGTTCTTAAAAAGCCTATTGAAAAGAAGCACATCATTCTCGACTGGCGAGTCATGGATTTCGTCACGCACTACCAGTACAAAAAATCGGAGGAAGCGCTCTCGCTCGATAAGAAGATCAAGATGATAGAGGGCGCTATCGCGATGCGCCGACCGCTTTCGATCACCTATCTTAAAAAACAGGACGTGAAATCGCGACGCACCGTGACACCGCGCATGGTCGGCGAAATGGAGTACGAAGACACGTCATTTCTCGGTATGGAGGCGTACTGCCATTCCCGCCGCGATACGCGCGTGTTCCGCGTCGACCGGATACTTGAGATCGCTTTCGCGCAAGAAGTCTGGACAAAATGA
- a CDS encoding type II toxin-antitoxin system VapC family toxin — MHRGYVADASVVVQLLNAFGETAVEQSRELLRGAVMREYPIIVPDLLWYEVTNALVRGKGLKSTNLQDALDLLFSFPLTFVWATKERVASASLIASVYSLSVYDALYAALALEYNIPLLTANMKHQGKVSGLHAVDIQNWYGILRK, encoded by the coding sequence ATGCATCGGGGATATGTTGCCGACGCATCGGTTGTGGTGCAGTTACTCAACGCATTTGGTGAGACAGCAGTCGAGCAATCACGCGAGTTGTTGCGTGGCGCCGTCATGAGAGAGTATCCAATTATTGTGCCCGACCTCTTGTGGTATGAAGTAACTAATGCGTTGGTTAGAGGAAAGGGGTTGAAGAGTACGAATCTCCAAGACGCCCTTGATCTTTTATTTTCATTTCCTCTTACGTTTGTATGGGCAACAAAAGAAAGAGTCGCATCCGCATCTCTTATCGCATCCGTATATTCGTTATCAGTCTACGACGCTCTTTATGCCGCTCTTGCTTTGGAATATAACATCCCTCTTCTTACGGCAAATATGAAACACCAGGGGAAAGTAAGCGGTCTCCATGCTGTTGATATACAGAATTGGTATGGCATCCTGCGGAAATGA